From Ignavibacteriota bacterium, the proteins below share one genomic window:
- a CDS encoding acyl-CoA dehydrogenase family protein, with protein sequence MAKFQGVDYLNTDVLLADDEILVRNTVREFVDDQVLPVIEHHYRAGTFPSALVGKMADLGLFGATLPEEYGCAGMNNVAYGLAMQELERGDSAIRSFASVQSALVMYPIFAYGSEEQKKHWLPLLASGKRIGCFGLTEPDYGSNPGGMITRAEKVADGYRLNGAKMWITNGTVADVAVVWAKLDGVVRGFLVEKGTKGFSAPEMKGKHSLRASVTSELVFEDVVIPADNILPNGSGLRLPLGCLSQARYGIAWGAIGAAMACYHSALTYAQSRVQFSKPIAGYQLTQAKLVEMLNEITKAQLLCVQLGRLKDAGTVRFQQISLAKRNNVYHALQIAREARSILGANGILDEYPVMRHAANLESVITYEGTHEMHTLIVGEDITGMAAFT encoded by the coding sequence ATGGCCAAATTCCAGGGTGTAGACTACCTGAACACTGATGTACTGCTTGCCGACGACGAGATCCTCGTCCGCAATACCGTACGCGAATTCGTGGACGACCAGGTCCTCCCGGTGATCGAGCATCACTACCGGGCGGGCACGTTCCCGTCAGCGCTCGTCGGAAAGATGGCGGACCTCGGACTCTTCGGCGCAACGCTCCCGGAAGAATATGGCTGCGCCGGGATGAACAATGTGGCCTATGGCCTTGCGATGCAGGAGTTGGAACGGGGCGACAGCGCCATCCGGAGCTTCGCATCGGTCCAGAGCGCCCTCGTCATGTACCCGATCTTTGCCTACGGCTCCGAAGAGCAGAAGAAACACTGGCTCCCGTTGCTCGCCAGCGGCAAGCGCATCGGCTGCTTCGGCCTCACGGAACCCGACTACGGCTCGAACCCCGGCGGCATGATCACGCGCGCTGAAAAGGTAGCTGACGGCTACCGGTTGAATGGCGCGAAGATGTGGATCACGAATGGCACGGTGGCCGACGTTGCCGTGGTCTGGGCGAAGCTCGATGGCGTCGTGCGGGGCTTCCTCGTGGAGAAGGGAACGAAGGGGTTCTCCGCTCCCGAGATGAAAGGGAAGCACTCCCTCCGCGCATCCGTCACCTCCGAACTGGTCTTCGAAGATGTGGTCATCCCGGCGGACAACATCCTTCCGAACGGCAGCGGCCTCCGCCTCCCGCTCGGCTGTCTCTCGCAGGCACGGTATGGGATCGCCTGGGGCGCGATCGGTGCGGCGATGGCATGCTATCATTCTGCGCTGACCTACGCGCAGAGCCGCGTGCAGTTCAGCAAGCCCATCGCGGGATATCAGCTCACACAGGCGAAGCTCGTGGAGATGCTGAACGAGATCACCAAGGCCCAGTTGCTTTGTGTGCAGCTCGGCAGGCTGAAGGATGCGGGGACGGTCCGCTTCCAGCAGATCTCCCTCGCGAAACGGAACAATGTCTACCATGCCCTGCAGATCGCCCGCGAAGCGCGGTCGATCCTCGGAGCGAACGGGATCCTCGATGAGTATCCCGTGATGCGCCATGCCGCGAACCTCGAATCGGTGATCACGTACGAGGGGACCCACGAGATGCATACGCTCATCGTCGGGGAGGATATCACCGGCATGGCCGCGTTCACGTAA
- a CDS encoding sigma-54-dependent Fis family transcriptional regulator, translating to MAKKYNLLVVDDEVSLRTLLESELSEAEEFAVDCAADGGEAINRIQGKIYDVILLDVRMPRVSGIEVLKFVQEYSPSTQVIILTNYADIKTAIQTIKLGAYDFLAKPNDIEEIFNTIHRALERRALSIDNKLMRSELTRKAGTNELIGQSPPFLKLVESATRFAESESFVLIQGASGTGKELIAGLIHRRSTRNNRPFVAVNCASIPDALLESELFGHEKGAFTNAFQTKQGLVEVANGGTLFLDEVGDISPAIQPKLLRFLETGEFRRVGGTNLLTVDVRVVSASNKDLRDEVAAGRFREDLLYRLNVVSLRMPSLRDRPEDIPILASYFLERKAKSKSVKRLSPGALELLQMHTWPGNVRELEHVIEGAILLSSGDVIEEHDLAMYFQRGDRPSGPGTPVPAQAAVTAPPVTLDDLERRHIESTLQAFKNNRARTAEALGISKKTLYLKLKRYGMGDQD from the coding sequence ATGGCTAAGAAGTACAACCTACTTGTCGTTGATGATGAGGTCTCCCTCCGTACCCTTCTGGAAAGTGAGCTTTCGGAAGCGGAGGAGTTCGCCGTTGATTGCGCGGCCGACGGGGGAGAGGCTATCAACCGTATCCAGGGGAAGATCTACGATGTCATCCTCCTCGATGTCCGGATGCCACGTGTCTCGGGCATCGAGGTCCTGAAGTTCGTTCAGGAATATTCTCCCTCCACCCAGGTCATCATCCTCACCAACTACGCGGATATCAAGACCGCGATCCAGACGATCAAGCTCGGCGCCTACGACTTCCTGGCGAAGCCGAACGACATCGAGGAGATCTTCAATACCATTCACCGCGCCCTGGAACGCCGCGCGTTGTCGATCGACAACAAGCTCATGCGCAGTGAGCTCACGCGCAAGGCCGGTACCAATGAACTCATCGGACAGAGTCCGCCGTTCCTGAAGCTCGTGGAGAGTGCCACCCGCTTCGCCGAAAGCGAATCCTTTGTTCTCATCCAGGGGGCGAGCGGCACGGGGAAGGAACTCATCGCCGGGCTCATCCACCGCCGCAGCACACGGAACAACCGACCGTTCGTCGCCGTGAACTGCGCCTCGATCCCGGACGCGCTGCTCGAGAGCGAGCTCTTCGGGCACGAAAAGGGTGCCTTCACGAATGCCTTCCAGACCAAGCAGGGACTCGTGGAGGTTGCGAACGGCGGGACGCTCTTCCTTGACGAGGTCGGCGACATCAGCCCTGCCATCCAACCGAAGCTCCTCCGCTTCCTGGAAACCGGCGAATTCCGCCGCGTCGGCGGGACGAACCTGCTCACCGTCGATGTCCGTGTGGTGAGCGCCTCGAACAAGGACCTCCGGGACGAGGTCGCGGCCGGGCGATTCCGTGAGGACCTGCTGTACCGGCTCAATGTCGTCTCGCTCCGCATGCCCTCGCTCCGCGACAGGCCGGAGGATATCCCGATCCTGGCCTCGTACTTCCTCGAGCGCAAGGCGAAATCCAAGAGCGTGAAGCGCCTCTCGCCGGGTGCCCTCGAACTGCTGCAGATGCACACCTGGCCGGGAAACGTCCGCGAGCTCGAACATGTGATCGAGGGAGCGATCCTGCTTTCCTCGGGCGACGTGATCGAAGAGCACGACCTCGCGATGTACTTCCAGCGCGGCGACCGCCCGTCAGGCCCCGGTACACCGGTGCCCGCACAGGCAGCCGTCACGGCCCCGCCGGTCACGCTCGATGACCTCGAGCGCCGGCACATCGAGAGCACCCTCCAGGCGTTCAAGAACAACCGTGCGCGCACCGCGGAAGCCCTCGGGATCAGCAAAAAGACCCTCTACCTCAAGCTCAAACGCTACGGGATGGGCGATCAGGACTGA
- a CDS encoding response regulator: MAKKSSVLVVDDEEALRSVLSSELTNEGYDVRTASDGDEAIVEIDKSNFDLVLLDIKMPRVNGFDVLKHIKERRSPTKVVMLTGFADLKNAIESKKLGADDFVSKPYDLVDLLTTIERVLNE, encoded by the coding sequence ATGGCAAAAAAGAGCTCGGTTCTAGTTGTAGATGATGAAGAAGCACTCCGGAGCGTTCTGAGCAGCGAACTCACGAATGAGGGGTATGATGTCCGCACCGCTTCGGATGGAGATGAAGCCATCGTGGAGATCGACAAGTCCAACTTCGATCTCGTGCTGTTGGATATCAAGATGCCGCGGGTGAACGGGTTCGATGTGCTCAAACATATCAAAGAGCGTCGGTCACCGACCAAGGTCGTCATGCTGACCGGGTTTGCGGACCTCAAGAACGCTATTGAATCCAAGAAACTGGGGGCGGACGATTTCGTCAGCAAACCGTACGATCTTGTCGATCTCCTGACGACGATCGAACGTGTGCTGAATGAATAA
- a CDS encoding response regulator, whose translation MPAETVHLTPPIQLLFIDDDAGYMAVARHLLSKYQGRRFLTIWKQSPSTGLSFLETHPPLDMIVVDYYLPEMNGLELAREIRARNIDTPIIFLTSNRDFRLAIEVMKFGVEDYLIKDEAVDSVLPRSIINILERVLLKQRIAAQAKTDLIARKRTDAIHELVVTVCHEFNNPLAAIKISTDILLRQELSEDDKKLVTAIDDQISEVEREISRLRDLNFEKIDFAKL comes from the coding sequence ATGCCAGCAGAGACCGTTCACCTGACCCCCCCCATCCAGCTTCTGTTCATCGATGACGATGCGGGATACATGGCGGTTGCACGCCACCTCCTGTCCAAGTATCAGGGCCGCCGGTTCCTGACCATCTGGAAGCAGAGCCCCAGCACGGGACTGTCCTTCCTGGAGACCCACCCACCGCTCGACATGATCGTGGTCGATTATTACCTGCCGGAGATGAACGGGCTCGAGCTTGCCCGCGAGATCAGGGCGAGGAATATCGATACTCCTATCATTTTCCTCACCTCGAACAGGGATTTCCGGCTCGCAATCGAGGTGATGAAATTCGGGGTGGAAGACTACCTCATCAAGGACGAGGCCGTGGATTCGGTCCTCCCCCGGTCCATCATCAATATCCTGGAACGGGTCCTCCTGAAGCAGAGGATCGCCGCGCAGGCGAAAACCGACCTGATCGCAAGGAAACGGACCGACGCCATCCACGAACTGGTCGTCACCGTGTGCCACGAATTCAACAATCCGCTGGCGGCGATCAAGATCAGCACCGACATCCTCCTCCGGCAGGAGTTATCGGAGGATGACAAGAAACTGGTCACGGCCATCGATGATCAGATCAGTGAGGTCGAGCGGGAGATCTCCCGGCTTCGCGACCTGAACTTCGAAAAGATCGATTTTGCGAAGCTCTAG
- a CDS encoding Nif3-like dinuclear metal center hexameric protein — protein MLRVSDVARLLETWAPRSLAWERDNVGLQVGDPGAPVRRILVTLDVTDAVAAEATRRHVDLIVAHHPPLYRPLRSLDTSTPNGRVIATLVQHSCALYAAHTNLDAARGGTSHALAETLGLTGIVPLAERRGAGRRIVTFVPEEAANDVAAAMASAGGGIVGNYGHCSFRSRGTGTFKGNDRSSPAIGRKGVLERVSEIRLEMPVEDDLLPAVVAALRHSHPYEEVAYDIYPLESTRSTTGMGARGRLPRPMTAAAFLRHVKKQLKAPGLRTAGAPRSRVSTVAVCGGAGGDMLGQAIASGADAFVTSDLNYHAFLDGAGSILLVDAGHYETEFPVVGAIERFLRSSLGGDHPDVSVTASRIRTSPIVYV, from the coding sequence ATGCTGCGGGTAAGTGACGTTGCCCGGCTCCTGGAGACCTGGGCGCCGCGGTCGCTTGCGTGGGAGCGCGATAACGTCGGGCTCCAGGTCGGCGACCCCGGGGCTCCCGTTAGACGGATCCTCGTTACCCTGGATGTCACCGATGCAGTTGCCGCAGAAGCCACCCGCCGCCACGTTGACCTGATCGTTGCTCACCATCCCCCACTGTATCGCCCCCTTCGCAGCCTGGATACCAGCACTCCGAACGGCCGCGTGATCGCGACGCTCGTCCAACATTCGTGCGCGCTGTACGCAGCCCACACGAATCTGGACGCTGCCCGGGGAGGCACGAGCCATGCACTGGCGGAGACGCTCGGGTTGACCGGCATCGTTCCGCTGGCAGAGCGCCGTGGTGCAGGACGCAGGATCGTCACGTTCGTCCCGGAGGAAGCGGCAAATGACGTTGCCGCCGCCATGGCTTCTGCCGGCGGAGGCATCGTCGGCAACTATGGCCATTGCTCGTTCCGGAGCCGCGGCACCGGGACGTTCAAGGGGAATGATCGTTCCTCACCGGCCATCGGGCGCAAAGGGGTCCTCGAACGTGTGAGTGAGATACGCCTCGAGATGCCGGTGGAGGATGATCTCCTTCCGGCGGTCGTTGCGGCACTCCGCCACAGCCATCCCTATGAAGAAGTGGCATACGACATCTATCCTCTCGAGAGCACCCGTTCCACGACAGGGATGGGTGCCCGCGGGCGATTGCCCCGGCCCATGACGGCCGCGGCGTTCCTCCGTCACGTGAAGAAGCAGCTCAAGGCACCCGGCCTGCGCACTGCCGGCGCGCCGCGCTCACGCGTGAGCACGGTTGCGGTCTGTGGCGGTGCCGGCGGGGATATGCTCGGGCAGGCGATCGCCAGCGGAGCCGATGCGTTCGTCACGTCCGATCTGAACTATCATGCCTTCCTCGACGGGGCGGGGTCGATCCTCCTCGTGGACGCCGGGCACTATGAGACCGAATTTCCTGTGGTTGGAGCCATCGAACGTTTCCTCCGCTCGTCACTGGGCGGGGATCATCCGGACGTGAGCGTCACGGCATCGCGCATCCGGACGTCACCCATTGTCTACGTGTAG
- a CDS encoding ribonuclease HI family protein, whose product MTLFAATDGASRGNPGDSGIGVIVRDAGGNVVLTISAYLGKATNNMAEYTALITLLRRMATVPCTRLEVQADSELMVRQVNGIYKVKDARLQRYCAEVQRLRKAAPYEFVLRYVPREQNKDADALANRGIESREPLPAEERALLLSGGLC is encoded by the coding sequence ATGACGCTGTTCGCCGCGACGGACGGCGCATCGCGAGGGAACCCCGGTGACAGCGGCATCGGCGTGATCGTGCGCGACGCCGGGGGGAACGTGGTCCTGACCATCTCCGCCTACCTCGGGAAGGCCACGAACAACATGGCGGAGTACACCGCACTGATCACCCTGCTCCGGCGGATGGCCACGGTGCCCTGTACGCGGTTGGAAGTGCAGGCCGACAGTGAGCTGATGGTGCGGCAGGTGAACGGCATCTACAAGGTGAAGGATGCCAGGCTCCAGCGCTATTGCGCTGAGGTGCAGCGGCTGCGCAAAGCAGCCCCCTATGAATTTGTATTACGGTACGTCCCCCGCGAGCAGAACAAGGATGCAGATGCGCTCGCGAACCGGGGGATCGAATCGAGAGAACCCCTCCCGGCTGAGGAGAGGGCTTTGCTTCTCTCGGGCGGATTGTGTTAA
- the recJ gene encoding single-stranded-DNA-specific exonuclease RecJ codes for MEVEFLVRTTVREHRWILADPPDAGLVASLARDINVPDSIAKILIYRGIDDYDKAKAYFRPDLALLHDPFILDGMATAVDRVLRGIEAGESFTVFGDYDVDGTNGAAMLYLFLQQLGATVQFYVPDRIREGYGISHSGIDFALEHGVNVFIAIDCGITAVEQVSYANERGLDVIICDHHEAGSVLPDAIAVLDPIKPGDPYPFKSLSGCGVGLKFIQGIARKIGKEEMIRDYLDFVTLASTADIVPLVGENRILVKLGLQAINTAPRPGIKALIDSAGLKTGHITTGQIVFALAPRINAAGRLGDATRAVRLLTSTTPEEARGLAQVLEEENRNRRKIDEDTFADAQQLVENCFDVEADPAIVLHQEHWHPGVVGIVASRMVERYYKPSIMMATVDGVAKGSARSVSGFDIYEALKRCEDKILQFGGHKYAAGLTVDLERLEEFQTAFKAAVKDLMSEELKTPEIRIDMELALTDITPRFIKILREFAPFGPQNTRPTFLTRNLEVAGTPRIVGRNHLRFRVRQNGVSFDAIGFGLGEMLQRVPVGRRDLDCVYTVEENEWTSPGASRPADPVPQLKIKDLR; via the coding sequence ATGGAAGTGGAGTTCCTTGTGCGGACAACCGTAAGGGAGCACCGGTGGATACTCGCAGATCCTCCGGATGCAGGGCTTGTGGCCTCCCTGGCCCGGGACATTAATGTCCCGGATTCCATAGCCAAGATCCTGATCTATCGCGGGATCGACGACTACGACAAGGCGAAGGCATATTTCCGCCCCGATCTCGCCCTGCTGCACGACCCGTTCATCCTGGATGGCATGGCAACGGCGGTCGACCGCGTGCTGCGCGGCATCGAGGCCGGCGAATCTTTCACCGTCTTCGGCGATTACGACGTGGACGGCACCAACGGTGCCGCGATGCTATACCTCTTCCTCCAGCAACTGGGCGCAACGGTCCAATTCTACGTGCCCGACCGCATCAGGGAAGGGTATGGCATCTCCCATTCCGGGATCGACTTCGCCCTCGAGCATGGCGTGAATGTTTTCATCGCCATCGACTGCGGCATCACGGCGGTCGAGCAGGTATCGTATGCGAACGAACGCGGCCTCGACGTCATCATCTGCGACCACCACGAGGCCGGATCCGTCCTCCCGGATGCCATCGCAGTCCTGGATCCGATCAAGCCCGGCGACCCCTACCCTTTCAAATCACTGAGCGGATGCGGCGTCGGACTCAAGTTCATCCAGGGTATCGCCCGCAAGATCGGGAAAGAGGAGATGATCCGGGATTACCTGGATTTCGTCACCCTCGCCAGCACGGCGGACATCGTCCCGCTTGTGGGAGAGAACCGGATCCTCGTCAAACTCGGTCTGCAGGCGATCAACACCGCGCCACGCCCGGGGATCAAAGCGCTCATCGACAGTGCGGGGCTGAAGACCGGGCATATCACCACAGGACAGATCGTCTTCGCCCTCGCGCCGCGCATCAACGCCGCGGGGCGGCTCGGCGATGCAACGCGTGCCGTCCGACTCCTCACGAGCACCACACCTGAGGAAGCACGCGGGCTCGCCCAGGTCCTCGAAGAAGAGAACCGCAACAGGCGAAAGATCGATGAAGACACCTTCGCCGATGCCCAGCAACTCGTGGAGAACTGCTTCGATGTTGAAGCCGATCCGGCGATCGTCCTCCACCAGGAACACTGGCATCCGGGCGTCGTAGGCATCGTCGCTTCCCGCATGGTCGAACGGTACTACAAGCCATCCATCATGATGGCGACCGTGGACGGCGTGGCCAAGGGTTCGGCCCGCAGCGTGTCCGGGTTCGACATCTATGAAGCATTGAAGCGTTGCGAGGATAAGATCCTCCAGTTCGGTGGACACAAGTACGCCGCCGGGCTCACGGTGGACCTGGAGCGCCTGGAAGAGTTCCAGACGGCATTCAAGGCCGCGGTAAAGGACCTGATGAGCGAGGAGCTGAAGACCCCGGAGATCCGTATCGACATGGAGCTGGCGCTGACGGACATCACGCCGCGCTTCATCAAGATCCTCCGCGAGTTCGCACCCTTCGGCCCGCAGAACACACGGCCGACATTCCTGACGCGAAACCTCGAGGTGGCCGGTACACCACGCATCGTCGGGCGCAATCACCTGCGGTTCCGCGTGCGGCAGAACGGCGTCAGTTTCGATGCCATCGGTTTTGGACTCGGCGAGATGCTGCAGCGGGTGCCCGTCGGACGGAGGGACCTCGACTGCGTGTATACCGTTGAGGAGAACGAGTGGACATCCCCGGGGGCCAGCAGGCCGGCCGACCCGGTACCCCAGCTGAAAATCAAAGACCTACGATAA
- a CDS encoding YebC/PmpR family DNA-binding transcriptional regulator codes for MSGHSKWATIKRKKAATDSARGNLFTRLIKEITIAARNGGGDPNGNPRLRLAIQTAKAANMPADNIKRGIQKGTGELPGVSYEEITYEGYGAAGVAILVEVVTDNANRAVSEIRHAFSRNNGNLGQAGSVAWMFQKKGSILVAASQKTPLSEDDLLSIILEAGADDMQAETDGTFSIVTSPQAFEPVKKALEDKGIAVESASLQMVPGNTVKVTGKDAENVMKLMNTLEEHDDVQNVYSNFDIDDKELASFNS; via the coding sequence ATGTCAGGCCATTCAAAATGGGCGACGATCAAGAGGAAAAAAGCGGCCACGGATTCCGCCCGCGGTAATCTGTTCACCCGCCTGATCAAGGAGATCACGATCGCCGCCCGCAACGGCGGAGGCGATCCGAATGGGAACCCCCGCCTGCGGCTGGCGATCCAGACCGCGAAGGCCGCCAACATGCCTGCCGACAATATCAAGCGGGGGATCCAGAAGGGCACGGGGGAACTCCCGGGCGTGTCCTATGAAGAGATCACGTACGAAGGATACGGCGCCGCTGGCGTGGCGATCCTCGTGGAGGTCGTCACCGACAATGCCAATCGTGCCGTGTCCGAGATCCGCCACGCGTTCTCGCGCAACAACGGCAACCTCGGACAGGCCGGCAGCGTCGCATGGATGTTCCAGAAGAAGGGCAGCATCCTCGTTGCCGCAAGCCAGAAGACCCCGCTGTCCGAGGACGATCTTCTCTCGATCATTCTCGAGGCAGGCGCGGATGACATGCAGGCCGAGACCGACGGCACCTTCAGCATCGTAACGTCTCCCCAGGCATTCGAACCGGTGAAGAAGGCGCTCGAGGACAAGGGCATCGCCGTCGAGTCCGCTTCCCTGCAGATGGTCCCGGGGAACACGGTCAAGGTCACCGGCAAGGACGCCGAGAACGTGATGAAGCTGATGAACACGCTCGAAGAGCACGACGACGTGCAGAACGTGTACTCGAACTTCGACATCGACGACAAGGAACTTGCCTCGTTCAATAGCTGA
- the ruvC gene encoding crossover junction endodeoxyribonuclease RuvC: MPRSIADRRAPDGGGTIVLGIDPGTLITGYGVVAASGSSFQLLASGTILNRRDTPLPARLGAIYTGLLGIIARHHPHEVAIETAFYGKNAQSALKLGQARGVSILAAVLHDLPLAEYAPREIKKAVTGNGNASKDQVQYMVRAMLHPRPASMKLDASDAIATAICHLSRKPSAASRHTDWKAYIAAHPERVRR; this comes from the coding sequence TTGCCTCGTTCAATAGCTGACAGGCGGGCTCCGGACGGGGGAGGAACGATCGTTCTCGGGATCGATCCCGGAACGCTCATCACCGGGTACGGTGTGGTCGCCGCTTCCGGGTCGTCATTCCAACTTCTTGCCTCCGGAACGATACTCAACCGCCGGGACACCCCCCTCCCGGCGCGATTGGGTGCCATCTACACGGGCCTGCTCGGGATCATTGCGCGGCATCATCCCCACGAGGTCGCGATCGAAACCGCGTTCTATGGCAAGAACGCACAATCCGCACTCAAACTTGGACAGGCGCGCGGGGTCAGCATCCTGGCCGCCGTGCTCCACGATCTGCCCCTGGCCGAGTATGCGCCCCGCGAGATCAAGAAGGCAGTGACCGGCAATGGCAATGCATCCAAGGATCAGGTGCAATATATGGTGCGGGCGATGCTTCATCCCCGTCCCGCTTCCATGAAACTCGACGCGTCCGATGCCATTGCCACAGCGATCTGTCATCTGAGCCGGAAGCCCTCTGCGGCGAGCCGGCACACCGATTGGAAAGCATACATCGCAGCACACCCGGAGCGCGTCCGCCGATGA
- the ruvA gene encoding Holliday junction branch migration protein RuvA, which yields MISFLKGTLASKSPTEASIDVGGVGYGVSIPLSTFEKLGAPGSAVTLLTHLHVREDALQLYGFATEDERTLFRLLVSVNGIGPRMGLGILSGIPAGDLRSHIASGNTGALTAIPGIGRKLAERLVLELREKIGRAEHSGAFTTPGDARSSVHGEAILALTSLGYSRPVAEKAVRAASGEPGAADGTLEGLLKAALRHAAG from the coding sequence ATGATCTCATTCCTGAAAGGTACCCTGGCCTCGAAGTCCCCCACCGAAGCCAGCATCGATGTCGGTGGGGTCGGATACGGTGTGAGCATCCCACTTTCCACGTTCGAGAAACTCGGTGCGCCCGGGTCCGCCGTCACGCTCCTCACCCATCTCCATGTCCGTGAAGATGCACTCCAGCTCTACGGATTCGCGACCGAAGATGAACGGACACTCTTCCGCCTGCTCGTCTCGGTGAACGGCATCGGACCCCGGATGGGTCTTGGCATCCTCTCGGGCATCCCTGCCGGCGACCTCCGTTCGCATATCGCATCCGGGAACACGGGCGCGTTAACGGCCATCCCCGGGATCGGGCGAAAGCTCGCAGAACGGCTCGTCCTGGAGCTCCGGGAGAAGATCGGCCGTGCAGAACACTCGGGGGCCTTTACGACACCCGGGGATGCCCGGAGTTCGGTCCACGGTGAGGCCATTCTCGCTCTCACATCGCTCGGGTATTCTCGTCCGGTCGCTGAGAAGGCCGTGCGTGCGGCCTCAGGCGAGCCAGGAGCGGCAGATGGAACCCTTGAAGGGCTGCTCAAGGCCGCCTTGCGGCATGCGGCAGGCTGA